Below is a genomic region from Thermococcus sp..
CCGCTAATAGCGGACCCGAAGACGGCGCTCCTCGGCGCTGCAGCTCAGATAGGTGTCTTCGTGGCGATGCTGACGGCTTTAGCCTTGGGCTTTAACCTTCATCAGGCGGCCTCAATAGGAATAATCGGCGGTGCCGACGGGCCAACGACGATATATCTGACCACCAAGCTCGCTCCGGAGATACTTGGGGCCACAGCGGTCGCCGCTTACTCCTATATGAGCCTCGTTCCCTTAATTCAGCCACCTATCATAAAGGCCCTAACAAGCCCCGAGGAGAGAAGGATAAGGATGGAACAGCTCAGGCCGGTCTCAAAGCGCGAGAAAATCCTTTTCCCAATAGTCACCATGATAGTCATTGGCCTCCTCGTTCCGAGCTCAGCTCCCCTTATAGGCATGCTCATGATAGGCAACCTCTTCAGGGAAAGTGGAGTCGTTCCCAGGCTCACCAAGGCCGCCCAAGAGGAACTCATGAACATAGTTACGATATTCCTGGGCCTTGGCGTGGGGTCTACGATGCGCGCTGAAAGCTTCTTGACTCCACAGACCCTAGAAATACTGGGACTTGGAGTTGTTGCCTTCGCCAGCGCCACAGCTGGAGGAGTGCTCTTTGGAAAGCTAATGAGCAAGCTCTCGGGCGGGAAGATAAACCCTATGATAGGTGCCGCCGGCGTTTCAGCTGTTCCAATGTCAGCCAGAGTCGTTCAGCGCCTGGCAAGTGAGGAGGACCCGGGCAACTTCATACTGATGCACGCTATGGGTCCGAACGTTGCCGGCGTTATAGGAACGGCTGTGGTAGCTGGTGTTTTCCTGGCCCTACTCGGCTGACGTTTTTTCCGTTTCCTTTTCTAAAACCTTAAATAGGGGAACAGCGCTTTAGGTTAAGCGGTGGTAGAACATGAGGGTAAAGACCCTGATGACAAAGGACCCAGTGGTAATACAGTTGCCCGCAACCAGGGATTACGCTCTTGAGCTCTTCAAAAAGCACAACGTCCGTTCCTTTCCCGTTGTCAACAAGGAAGGGAAGCTCGTCGGGATAATAAGCATCAAAAACGTCCTTATAAACCCCGACGAGGACCAGCTGGCGATGCTAGTCAAGAGGGACGTTCCAACGGTGGGAGCCAACGACGACCTCAAGAAGGCAGTCAGGAGAATGCTTGAAAGCGACTACAGGCGCGTCGTGGTAGTTGATGACGAGGGCAGGCCTATTGGAATTCTGACGGTTGGAGACATTGTTAGGAGGTATCTTTCTAAGAACGAAAAGCTAAAGGACGTTACAATTGAGCCTTACTACCAGAGGAATGTTAGCGTCGTCTGGAGGGGAACCCCATTAAAGGCCGCCCTAAAGGCCCTTCTCCTGTGCAACGCCATGGCAATTCCTGTTATAGATGACGATGGAAACCTCATCGGAATGGTTGACGAGACTGACCTTTTAAAGGACAGCGAGATAGTGAGGGTAATGAAGCAGAGTGCACTGTCCGCTTCGAGCGAGGAGGACTGGATTCTTGAGAGCAACCCCACGCTGCTCTTCGAGAAGGCCGAGCTCCAGTTACCGAAGAAGCCGGTTGAGGAAATAATGAACCCTAACGTTGTCGTTGCAACTCCCCACATGAGCGTTTATGAAGTGGCTCAAAAGATGGTGAAGTACGAGATAGAGCAACTGCCGGTTATCAAGGGCGAGGGTGAGCTCGTTGGAATAGTCCGCGATATGGACATAATCAAGGTTATCCTCAACAAGTGATTTAAGCCCCTCTTCCTTTTCTATTCCGGTGGGTTGAATGGAGGTTAGGGTTCAGCTCTTCGGCTTTGGAAACGTTGGAAGGGCCGTTGCGAGGGTTCTCCTAGAAAAGGAGCACTTTTTCAGGGAGAAACATGGCCTGTCCTTCAGGGTCGCCAGCGTTTCCGATACCAGCGGGACGGTCTGGCTTCCTGAGGGGATTGACCTGAGGGAGGCCCTGCTCGTCAAGGAGAACTTTGGAAGGCTCTCCGCGTGGACGAACGACTACGAGGTCTATAACTTTCCTCCCCTTGATGCTGTACGGGAGATAGACGCTGACGTTGTGATTGACGTTACCAACGACGGGAACGCTCACGTGTGGCATTTGGAAGCCCTCAAGGGGGGTAAAGCCGTCGTTACAAGCAACAAGCCACCGCTGGCCTTCCATTATTCTGAGCTTTTGGGTGAATCCGAAAAGAGAGGTCGTCCATACCTCTTTGAGGCGACCGTCATGGCCGGAACCCCAATCATTGGAATCCTTCGCGAGAACCTCCTTGCCGATTCTG
It encodes:
- a CDS encoding homoserine dehydrogenase, whose protein sequence is MEVRVQLFGFGNVGRAVARVLLEKEHFFREKHGLSFRVASVSDTSGTVWLPEGIDLREALLVKENFGRLSAWTNDYEVYNFPPLDAVREIDADVVIDVTNDGNAHVWHLEALKGGKAVVTSNKPPLAFHYSELLGESEKRGRPYLFEATVMAGTPIIGILRENLLADSVKRIRAVLNATTTFILTRMEQGIDFGRALKQAQELGIAERDPKGDVMGIDAGYKATILHCVAFKPITFDKINVKGIVEVTVDEVKRALAKGRRIRLVATVEDGNVTVAPEEVMGPLAVSTNENVALIE
- a CDS encoding CBS domain-containing protein, which encodes MRVKTLMTKDPVVIQLPATRDYALELFKKHNVRSFPVVNKEGKLVGIISIKNVLINPDEDQLAMLVKRDVPTVGANDDLKKAVRRMLESDYRRVVVVDDEGRPIGILTVGDIVRRYLSKNEKLKDVTIEPYYQRNVSVVWRGTPLKAALKALLLCNAMAIPVIDDDGNLIGMVDETDLLKDSEIVRVMKQSALSASSEEDWILESNPTLLFEKAELQLPKKPVEEIMNPNVVVATPHMSVYEVAQKMVKYEIEQLPVIKGEGELVGIVRDMDIIKVILNK
- a CDS encoding sodium ion-translocating decarboxylase subunit beta produces the protein MASFVDFLNTMGLLHLTVGNLIMIAVGLTLVYLAIRYEMEPLLLLPIGITAVLVNLPLNGIANCPTVGGICSHPGLLDIIYHYLIKTEIVPLLIFFGLGAMTDFGPLIADPKTALLGAAAQIGVFVAMLTALALGFNLHQAASIGIIGGADGPTTIYLTTKLAPEILGATAVAAYSYMSLVPLIQPPIIKALTSPEERRIRMEQLRPVSKREKILFPIVTMIVIGLLVPSSAPLIGMLMIGNLFRESGVVPRLTKAAQEELMNIVTIFLGLGVGSTMRAESFLTPQTLEILGLGVVAFASATAGGVLFGKLMSKLSGGKINPMIGAAGVSAVPMSARVVQRLASEEDPGNFILMHAMGPNVAGVIGTAVVAGVFLALLG